One window from the genome of Paenibacillus azoreducens encodes:
- a CDS encoding ABC transporter substrate-binding protein, translating to MRKFSMVLVILMLSASMLAACGGGKTAEENKPADSQGSQGTNDGSKSGEPAQTDDISTKKITIKIHYPLPDQKEARAQEDDKIKRFTEKYPNVTIVKDDWQYNVNEIGIKMASNEAPTFYNTFATEAQMLVEHGWVADISDLYNNWEYKDEMNPLLQNQFLVDGKVYGITQNGYVTSTVINKGLLDAKQVPLPDMDWTWDDMYNTAKGATDAKKGISGIAPMGKGNEAGWNWTNFLFEAGGDIQKNENGKYIATFNSDAGIKALDFYKKLRWEANAIPQDWALGWGDAINAFQQGRTAMAIAGAFDIVDSALNQGGLKPEDVLVYPMPAAEKGGKHIGILGGNYLVINPNATKDEQEMAFRYITFDYFTDKGIEALDANIQERKSKNKYYVPTPLNYYSDESEYAKKVNAVYDKYDNVYRYDEKMLGLIDGKPEAQYGTQDYYGAMSNVVQESFSKNGTDSKAQLDATAKTVQTKFFDNIKAVK from the coding sequence ATGCGTAAGTTCTCAATGGTGCTCGTTATTCTCATGCTCTCCGCCTCGATGTTGGCCGCTTGCGGCGGCGGCAAAACGGCGGAAGAAAATAAGCCGGCGGATTCCCAAGGCTCGCAAGGTACCAATGACGGCAGCAAATCCGGGGAGCCTGCCCAAACAGATGACATTTCCACCAAAAAAATTACGATCAAGATCCACTATCCGCTGCCGGACCAAAAGGAAGCCAGAGCGCAGGAAGACGATAAGATTAAACGCTTTACCGAAAAATACCCCAACGTGACGATCGTCAAGGACGACTGGCAGTACAACGTTAACGAAATCGGCATTAAAATGGCTTCGAACGAAGCGCCTACCTTCTATAACACGTTTGCGACGGAAGCCCAAATGCTCGTGGAGCATGGATGGGTTGCGGACATCAGCGATTTGTACAACAACTGGGAATACAAGGATGAAATGAATCCGCTGCTGCAGAACCAATTCCTCGTAGACGGCAAGGTATACGGCATTACGCAAAACGGCTACGTGACCTCGACGGTCATCAACAAAGGACTGCTGGATGCCAAGCAGGTGCCGCTGCCGGACATGGACTGGACTTGGGATGACATGTATAACACCGCCAAAGGCGCAACCGACGCCAAAAAAGGCATCTCCGGCATCGCTCCGATGGGTAAAGGCAATGAGGCAGGCTGGAACTGGACGAACTTCCTGTTCGAAGCCGGCGGGGATATCCAAAAGAACGAAAACGGCAAATACATTGCAACCTTCAATTCCGATGCAGGCATCAAAGCGCTCGACTTCTACAAGAAGCTGAGATGGGAAGCGAACGCGATTCCGCAGGACTGGGCGCTCGGCTGGGGGGATGCGATCAATGCGTTCCAGCAAGGACGCACGGCGATGGCAATCGCAGGCGCATTCGACATCGTCGACTCGGCTCTTAATCAAGGCGGGTTGAAGCCGGAGGACGTTCTGGTGTATCCGATGCCGGCAGCAGAGAAGGGCGGCAAGCATATCGGCATTCTTGGCGGCAACTACCTGGTCATCAATCCGAATGCTACAAAAGATGAACAGGAAATGGCTTTCCGTTACATCACATTCGATTATTTTACGGATAAAGGCATTGAAGCGCTGGATGCCAATATCCAGGAACGCAAGAGCAAAAATAAATATTACGTCCCAACTCCGTTGAACTATTACAGCGACGAGTCCGAATACGCCAAAAAGGTGAATGCCGTTTATGACAAATACGATAATGTATACCGTTATGACGAAAAAATGCTGGGCCTGATCGACGGCAAGCCTGAGGCCCAATATGGCACGCAGGACTACTACGGCGCCATGTCCAACGTCGTGCAGGAGTCCTTCTCGAAAAATGGCACGGATTCCAAAGCGCAGCTTGATGCAACCGCAAAAACCGTGCAGACGAAGTTTTTTGACAATATCAAAGCTGTCAAATAG
- a CDS encoding IS110 family transposase: MKFTRIEVTNQRIERITTQHAIVGIDIAKEKHVAQVTNFRGIVLTRRHLTFANTLEGFERLMRFTQEVQKKQGLTSVIVGLEPTGHYWFNLAHWLRKQGIEVVLVNPVVTHRNKENRDNSPSKNDAKDALTIADAVSRGFYTEFTPQAGQLEQLKTLMSDREFWVKYAISLGNRIVRWIDMYFPEFQLVFKDWKAERSLASLRAFPLPCELQDLNADEVIQRWHEQGMRRPGGVTGKAKAVQLIQAAKRSIGRTEGLEQARRDLQRLLTAYDQITSHLQEMKEEVEALLGKIPMAKQLQSIPGMGPTTIAALLGFAGDLGHYAHGRQLLRRAGLNLAERTSGKYKGQIKLSKRGDSALRKYFFLAMLTLVRENPDFKRWHEHNLNKGMKKMASLFKLIGKLARIVIGMVQRGETYRPEIGVKQAA; the protein is encoded by the coding sequence ATGAAGTTTACTCGAATTGAAGTTACAAATCAACGGATTGAACGAATTACCACCCAGCACGCTATCGTGGGGATCGACATCGCCAAAGAGAAGCACGTCGCTCAAGTGACCAACTTCCGCGGTATCGTACTCACGCGTCGGCATCTGACCTTTGCAAATACGCTCGAAGGCTTTGAGAGGCTGATGCGCTTTACCCAAGAAGTACAGAAGAAGCAGGGATTGACATCGGTTATCGTCGGCCTCGAGCCGACCGGACACTACTGGTTTAATCTAGCCCATTGGCTGCGGAAACAAGGAATCGAGGTCGTCCTGGTGAACCCAGTCGTGACGCATCGCAACAAGGAGAACCGTGACAATAGCCCGTCCAAAAACGATGCCAAGGATGCCCTAACCATTGCCGATGCGGTCAGCCGCGGCTTCTATACCGAGTTTACCCCGCAAGCAGGCCAATTGGAGCAACTCAAGACGCTGATGAGCGATCGGGAATTCTGGGTGAAATATGCTATCAGTTTGGGTAATCGCATCGTCCGCTGGATCGACATGTACTTTCCGGAGTTCCAGCTTGTTTTTAAAGACTGGAAGGCCGAGCGCTCGTTGGCTTCCCTGCGGGCTTTTCCTTTACCGTGCGAGTTGCAGGACCTGAACGCCGATGAAGTCATCCAGCGCTGGCACGAACAAGGCATGAGACGCCCGGGTGGAGTTACCGGGAAAGCGAAGGCGGTCCAACTCATCCAGGCGGCCAAACGCAGCATTGGCCGTACCGAGGGATTGGAGCAGGCAAGGCGAGATCTGCAGCGCCTGCTGACGGCGTACGACCAGATTACAAGCCACCTGCAAGAGATGAAGGAAGAAGTCGAAGCGCTGCTAGGGAAGATCCCCATGGCCAAACAGTTGCAGAGCATCCCCGGGATGGGCCCGACCACGATCGCAGCCTTGCTGGGATTCGCCGGCGATCTTGGTCACTATGCCCATGGACGGCAGCTCTTGCGCCGCGCCGGGCTCAATCTGGCTGAACGAACCTCCGGCAAGTACAAAGGTCAGATCAAGCTCTCCAAACGCGGAGACAGTGCGCTGCGCAAATATTTCTTTTTGGCTATGCTCACCTTGGTGCGTGAAAACCCGGACTTCAAACGGTGGCATGAACACAACTTGAACAAGGGCATGAAGAAGATGGCTTCGTTATTCAAATTAATCGGCAAGCTGGCCCGGATCGTCATCGGGATGGTCCAGCGTGGAGAAACGTATCGCCCTGAGATCGGTGTGAAGCAGGCCGCCTAA
- a CDS encoding glutamate-1-semialdehyde 2,1-aminomutase, which produces MNRSRSEHLYQEATQHIVGGVNSPSRSFKAVGGGAPVFMKRAKGAYFWDEDGNRYVDYLAAYGPIITGHAHPHITAAITHAAENGTLYGTPTELEIKLARMLKEAIPSMDKVRFVNSGTEAVMTTIRVARAYTGRSKIIKFAGCYHGHSDLVLVAAGSGPSTLGTPDSAGVPSSIAQEVITVPFNDLNGLREALDKWGKDVAAVMVEPIVGNFGMVMPEPGFLEGLCQMARDNGSLVIYDEVITAFRFHYGSAQTFSGLSNHDAIKPDLTALGKIIGGGLPIGAYGGSKEIMEQVAPLGPAYQAGTMAGNPASIAAGIACLEVLQGEGVYEEMNRLAVKLTDGLQASADRHGVPLTINRIRGSLSTHFCAHPVTNYEEAQDTDGEAFAAFFRHMLDRGINLAPSKYEAWFLTTAHTDEDIDATLAAAEESFREMGKSRK; this is translated from the coding sequence ATGAATCGTTCACGTTCAGAACATCTCTACCAGGAAGCTACTCAGCACATCGTCGGCGGCGTCAACAGTCCCTCCCGTTCATTCAAAGCGGTAGGCGGCGGGGCGCCCGTATTTATGAAAAGAGCCAAAGGCGCTTATTTCTGGGATGAAGACGGGAACCGATACGTCGATTATTTGGCGGCATACGGTCCGATCATTACGGGACATGCCCATCCCCATATTACGGCAGCAATCACGCACGCCGCTGAAAACGGCACGCTGTACGGCACGCCGACAGAACTGGAGATCAAACTGGCCCGTATGCTTAAGGAAGCCATCCCTTCGATGGACAAGGTGCGTTTCGTCAACTCCGGCACCGAAGCCGTCATGACGACGATCCGCGTCGCACGGGCCTATACCGGGCGAAGCAAAATCATCAAATTCGCCGGCTGCTATCACGGCCACTCCGATCTGGTGCTGGTTGCGGCAGGTTCCGGCCCTTCCACTCTCGGTACCCCGGACAGCGCCGGCGTTCCTTCCAGCATCGCGCAGGAAGTCATCACCGTTCCGTTTAACGATTTGAACGGGCTGCGTGAAGCGCTGGACAAATGGGGCAAAGACGTGGCGGCGGTTATGGTTGAGCCGATCGTCGGCAACTTCGGCATGGTTATGCCGGAACCGGGCTTCCTGGAAGGTCTCTGCCAAATGGCTCGTGACAATGGCTCGCTGGTGATTTATGACGAAGTCATCACCGCTTTCCGTTTCCATTACGGCTCGGCCCAAACCTTCTCCGGCCTCAGCAATCATGATGCCATCAAACCGGATCTGACTGCGCTTGGCAAAATTATCGGCGGCGGTCTGCCGATCGGCGCTTACGGCGGCAGCAAAGAAATTATGGAGCAGGTAGCTCCGCTCGGCCCTGCTTACCAAGCCGGCACCATGGCTGGCAACCCGGCTTCGATCGCCGCCGGCATCGCCTGTCTTGAAGTGCTGCAGGGAGAAGGCGTCTACGAAGAAATGAACCGGTTGGCAGTTAAACTTACCGACGGACTGCAGGCCTCGGCTGACCGCCATGGCGTGCCGCTGACGATCAACCGTATCCGCGGCTCGTTGTCCACGCATTTCTGCGCTCACCCGGTCACCAATTACGAAGAGGCGCAGGACACGGACGGTGAAGCTTTCGCCGCTTTCTTCCGTCATATGCTGGATCGGGGCATTAACCTGGCACCGTCCAAATATGAAGCCTGGTTCCTGACCACTGCCCATACGGATGAAGATATCGACGCGACCCTCGCCGCTGCGGAAGAGTCGTTCCGCGAGATGGGCAAGAGCCGTAAGTAA
- a CDS encoding LCP family protein: protein MTSRKKAILWIIAVILAAVIGYAVYYFTSIYNGLQGLHKTGEASPFKNLNTVEVKVPDPPKWEGTEPVNILLMGVDARGIEEGEIPRSDSMMVVSLDPVKKRIHLFSILRDTYTNIPEHGKERINTAITHGPNTAMKAVGDLLGIPIQYYVYTDFQGFIKMVDAVGGVDFYVEKDMYYPSAADKHEYDIDLKKGTQHLDGKTALQYVRFRHDATSDFTRTERQRAFLKAVAGKMQSTTSIMKLPDILEEVSPYIDTNLSVNDMWKLASVGYKSEMAGSEQIPPMKLLKEKTINKAAVLTVSSESALKNYIKDIFNKPTPVPVASDGKTESETGDTNSQDTSSGKTKSSTGSSD, encoded by the coding sequence ATGACTTCAAGGAAGAAAGCGATATTGTGGATTATAGCCGTCATTTTGGCAGCCGTAATCGGATACGCAGTATATTATTTTACTTCGATTTATAATGGTCTTCAGGGTTTGCACAAGACCGGAGAAGCTTCTCCCTTTAAAAATTTGAACACTGTTGAAGTCAAGGTTCCCGACCCTCCCAAATGGGAAGGCACCGAGCCGGTAAACATCCTTCTTATGGGCGTGGACGCACGCGGTATTGAGGAAGGTGAAATTCCCAGGTCGGACAGCATGATGGTCGTCTCCCTTGATCCCGTCAAAAAACGCATTCATCTATTTTCTATTCTGCGCGATACTTATACCAATATTCCGGAACATGGAAAAGAACGGATCAATACGGCGATTACGCACGGTCCGAATACGGCTATGAAAGCCGTCGGCGATTTACTGGGGATTCCGATCCAATACTATGTCTATACCGATTTTCAAGGCTTTATCAAAATGGTGGATGCGGTCGGCGGCGTCGATTTTTACGTGGAAAAAGATATGTACTACCCTAGCGCCGCGGATAAGCATGAATATGACATCGATCTAAAAAAAGGGACGCAGCACCTGGACGGAAAAACAGCGCTGCAGTATGTCCGCTTCCGTCATGATGCAACCTCGGATTTCACCCGGACAGAACGCCAGCGCGCCTTTCTGAAGGCCGTAGCCGGGAAAATGCAGTCTACGACATCCATCATGAAACTCCCTGATATATTGGAGGAAGTCAGTCCTTATATCGACACCAACCTGTCCGTCAATGATATGTGGAAACTAGCTTCGGTCGGTTACAAGAGCGAGATGGCCGGCAGCGAGCAGATTCCTCCGATGAAGCTTTTGAAGGAAAAGACCATCAACAAGGCTGCCGTTCTCACGGTTTCCAGCGAATCGGCCCTGAAGAATTACATCAAGGATATCTTTAACAAACCGACACCGGTGCCAGTTGCAAGCGACGGCAAAACCGAGTCCGAAACCGGCGATACAAATTCGCAGGACACTTCGTCCGGCAAAACAAAAAGCAGTACGGGCAGCAGCGACTAA
- the bcp gene encoding thioredoxin-dependent thiol peroxidase translates to MAELTIGQTVPDFTLPAATGEQVTLSSFRGRKVVLYFYPKDMTPGCTQEACSFRDSHHKLEEKGAVVIGISPDPVKSHRKFADKYELPFLLLSDEDHHVSELYGVWQPKKMFGREYMGIVRSTFLIDEEGKLMKEWNKVKVAGHTEDILDALA, encoded by the coding sequence ATGGCAGAGCTTACAATCGGACAAACAGTTCCGGATTTCACCCTTCCGGCGGCGACCGGCGAACAAGTTACGCTGAGCAGCTTCCGCGGACGTAAGGTTGTATTGTATTTTTACCCGAAGGATATGACGCCCGGCTGTACCCAGGAAGCATGCAGCTTTCGCGATTCCCATCATAAATTGGAGGAAAAGGGGGCCGTGGTCATTGGCATAAGCCCCGATCCGGTGAAATCCCATCGCAAGTTTGCGGATAAATACGAGCTGCCTTTTCTCCTGCTGTCGGATGAAGACCACCATGTCAGCGAGCTGTATGGCGTATGGCAGCCCAAAAAGATGTTCGGCCGCGAATATATGGGCATTGTCCGCTCCACTTTTCTCATCGATGAGGAAGGGAAGCTGATGAAAGAATGGAATAAGGTTAAAGTAGCAGGACATACCGAAGATATTTTGGATGCTCTTGCCTGA
- a CDS encoding MarR family winged helix-turn-helix transcriptional regulator: MNSKEQILELLYSFRQVHLSFYQTFWKEADMLGTTWIQYLVLRTLRDHPDIGLTELADFILIGNSTTSGVVDRLVKAGLVERKRSETDRRSITLRNTEEGDELKERTEDIFNGYLEPLLQIKEEDRRRLLDIHQQIVDLLSQKGEREVHYE, encoded by the coding sequence TTGAATTCGAAAGAACAAATTCTTGAATTGCTGTACTCTTTTCGCCAAGTGCATCTCAGCTTCTACCAGACGTTCTGGAAGGAAGCCGATATGCTTGGGACCACCTGGATTCAGTATCTCGTGCTGCGAACACTCCGTGATCACCCGGACATCGGACTCACCGAGCTTGCAGATTTCATTCTTATAGGAAACAGCACTACCAGCGGTGTCGTGGATCGTCTTGTCAAAGCGGGGCTTGTCGAACGCAAACGCTCCGAGACGGATCGTCGTTCCATCACGTTGAGAAATACAGAGGAAGGAGATGAGCTAAAGGAACGCACCGAAGACATATTCAATGGCTATCTCGAGCCTCTTTTGCAAATCAAGGAAGAGGATCGGCGCCGTTTATTGGATATACATCAACAAATTGTTGACTTATTATCACAAAAGGGAGAGAGAGAAGTACATTATGAATAG